In Flavobacterium sp. WV_118_3, one DNA window encodes the following:
- a CDS encoding radical SAM protein, with product MSILLTHGYYISDDPKEQKIMKPYPPLGLLYISGYLLERNIPNSVYDSTFYSQQEQLDYIIEMQPDVIAIYTNLMTKVEVIRLIRILKTDYRYGFPRIILGGPDVTYNCENYLNAGADFLIIGEGEETTYQLYQAIMEQSDYTVVDGIAFFDNGQLIKTKARTKFRELDELPLPNREAAPIEKYLQTWKTNHGKSSMTISTQRGCPYTCKWCSTAVYGQSYRRRPAQQVAAEMRLLKDQYNPDTLWFVDDVFTVSHKWLTEFHKEVLAQDAKVPFECITRAERLNDAILQLLKEAGCYRIWIGAESGSQKIIDLMDRRVDVSVVKQAIQKTNALGIETGTFIMVGYPGETEDDIHQTIQYLKEANPTEYTITVAYPIKGTSLYDEVESRITVQPDWETSTDRQIDFKRTYSRKFYDYAVSKVVNEVEFHRERIKTENRNPIKILKLKTKSILASGLMRISKQL from the coding sequence ATGAGTATACTACTGACACACGGGTATTATATATCGGACGATCCGAAGGAGCAAAAAATCATGAAGCCTTATCCACCATTGGGATTGCTTTATATTTCGGGCTATCTGCTGGAACGGAATATTCCGAATAGCGTTTACGACAGTACGTTTTATTCCCAACAGGAACAACTGGATTATATCATTGAAATGCAACCCGATGTTATCGCCATTTACACCAACCTGATGACCAAAGTTGAGGTAATCCGATTGATTCGGATCCTGAAAACGGACTACCGTTACGGTTTTCCGAGAATCATTTTGGGTGGACCCGACGTGACCTATAATTGCGAAAATTATCTGAATGCCGGCGCCGATTTTCTGATTATAGGCGAAGGCGAAGAAACGACCTACCAACTCTATCAGGCCATTATGGAACAGTCGGATTATACGGTTGTTGATGGTATTGCTTTTTTCGACAACGGTCAATTGATCAAAACAAAAGCCCGAACCAAGTTCCGGGAATTGGACGAGTTGCCATTACCCAACCGGGAAGCTGCTCCGATCGAAAAATATTTACAAACCTGGAAAACGAATCACGGGAAAAGCTCGATGACAATTTCCACACAACGCGGCTGTCCGTATACCTGTAAGTGGTGCAGCACGGCTGTCTATGGCCAGAGTTACCGTAGACGACCGGCGCAACAGGTAGCTGCCGAAATGCGCCTTTTAAAAGACCAATACAATCCCGACACCCTCTGGTTTGTAGACGACGTATTTACCGTGAGTCATAAATGGCTGACGGAATTCCATAAAGAAGTACTCGCCCAGGACGCCAAAGTTCCGTTCGAATGTATCACCCGGGCCGAACGTCTTAACGATGCCATTTTACAACTTTTAAAAGAAGCCGGCTGTTATCGGATCTGGATTGGTGCCGAAAGCGGTTCCCAGAAAATCATTGACCTGATGGATCGCCGTGTTGATGTATCGGTTGTCAAACAGGCTATTCAAAAAACCAATGCCCTTGGTATCGAAACCGGAACGTTTATCATGGTAGGCTATCCCGGTGAAACCGAAGACGACATTCACCAGACAATTCAATACCTCAAAGAAGCCAACCCTACGGAATATACCATTACGGTAGCCTATCCGATTAAAGGCACTTCTTTGTATGATGAGGTGGAAAGCCGCATCACCGTACAACCCGATTGGGAAACCTCAACCGACCGTCAGATTGATTTTAAAAGAACCTATTCCCGTAAGTTTTACGATTATGCCGTGAGTAAAGTGGTAAACGAAGTGGAATTTCACCGGGAGCGGATCAAAACCGAAAACCGGAATCCGATCAAAATACTGAAATTAAAAACCAAATCCATTTTGGCCAGTGGCCTGATGCGGATTAGTAAACAGTTATAG
- a CDS encoding radical SAM protein, with protein sequence MNTNKVILFNPRSANSKHRIPNSILQVGASIHGHYDYVFVDGNLETDPWQTIERYLSTGEFKYFGSTVMPGPQLKQAIPFTKKIKQQFPQITTIWGGYFASNQYKVALDSGYVDYIINGPGDKTFPSLLAALENNEPESIVLIKNLIYKKADGTITKTATEALLDQDTLPKFPYEYLNQFYPVRNYLAKTFMGSKTLSYHSSMGCPFSCSFCAVVPIYNARWKGMSAARIYEDVRYFKDTYNIDAIEFHDNNFFTSKKRVLEFSELILNDNISYWGEGRIDTINMYSDDELRLMRKAGCKMIFLGAETGNDAILKQMNKGGTQSGQMIKDFVLRMKNVDIVPELSFVLGMPAATEKEVYDQILWDINFIREIKTINPKSEIIIYLYSPVPTEGSELYQQILDAGFSFPTQLEDWISPSWENFDLRKNPITPWLKPYMIDTIKNFETVLNGYYPTVSDFRIRGFKKTLLQTLSGLRYKTGIYQYPYEIKALHKIWRYRQPEIEGFYSE encoded by the coding sequence ATGAATACGAACAAGGTTATATTATTCAATCCCCGAAGTGCCAATAGTAAGCACCGGATACCGAATTCCATTTTACAGGTAGGCGCCTCTATTCATGGGCATTACGACTATGTTTTTGTAGATGGCAATCTGGAAACCGATCCGTGGCAAACCATCGAACGTTATCTTTCGACAGGCGAATTCAAATACTTTGGTTCTACGGTTATGCCCGGTCCGCAATTGAAACAAGCCATTCCATTTACCAAAAAAATAAAACAACAGTTTCCGCAAATCACAACCATATGGGGTGGTTATTTTGCGTCCAATCAATATAAAGTCGCTTTGGATTCCGGTTATGTGGATTATATTATCAATGGTCCCGGCGACAAAACCTTTCCATCGCTTTTAGCTGCCTTGGAAAACAACGAACCCGAAAGCATCGTTTTAATCAAAAACCTGATTTATAAAAAAGCGGACGGTACGATAACCAAAACCGCAACCGAAGCCTTATTGGATCAGGATACGCTACCAAAGTTCCCCTACGAATACCTAAACCAGTTTTACCCGGTACGCAACTACCTGGCCAAAACTTTTATGGGATCGAAAACGCTTTCCTATCATTCCAGCATGGGTTGTCCGTTTAGCTGTTCGTTTTGTGCGGTTGTTCCGATTTACAATGCCCGTTGGAAAGGCATGTCGGCTGCACGGATTTACGAAGATGTACGCTATTTTAAAGACACCTATAACATTGACGCGATCGAATTTCACGACAATAATTTTTTTACGTCGAAAAAAAGAGTGTTGGAATTTTCAGAACTAATCCTAAACGACAACATCAGTTATTGGGGTGAAGGTCGTATTGACACGATCAATATGTATTCGGACGACGAACTCCGACTGATGCGCAAAGCCGGTTGCAAAATGATCTTTTTAGGTGCCGAAACCGGAAACGATGCCATTTTAAAACAAATGAACAAAGGCGGTACGCAATCCGGACAAATGATCAAAGATTTTGTGTTACGGATGAAAAACGTCGACATTGTTCCGGAGTTATCCTTTGTACTGGGTATGCCGGCTGCGACCGAAAAAGAAGTATACGATCAGATTTTATGGGATATTAACTTTATCCGCGAAATCAAAACGATCAACCCGAAATCCGAAATTATCATTTATTTATATAGTCCGGTTCCAACCGAAGGATCGGAACTGTACCAGCAAATTCTGGATGCCGGATTTTCATTTCCTACGCAATTGGAAGACTGGATTTCGCCCAGCTGGGAAAACTTCGACCTTCGAAAAAACCCGATTACGCCGTGGTTAAAACCCTATATGATCGATACGATCAAAAACTTCGAAACGGTTTTAAACGGCTATTATCCTACGGTATCCGATTTCCGGATCAGAGGATTTAAAAAAACACTATTACAAACCCTGTCGGGATTACGTTATAAAACCGGAATTTATCAGTATCCATATGAGATCA
- a CDS encoding glycosyltransferase family 87 protein, which translates to MRKLFETYYPLLPIITLCGFYLYQASGFVLHDFANYYFGSYFLSEGHFTSDLYFPAIFNEKISALGYTSVFTSFAPNTPFLALFFYPFHILDPYTAKIIFNLISSVLFLYSLRRIFQYYSIQPIYLVLVPFLFFIPIKNNLLFGQLYFLLFFLLAEGWLAYEKKQFFRMSLFWGIAILLKIFPVLLILFLLFRKKFKAALYLIGVCAGLTLLSVAISGFEIWVFFLKDVFPKASNGEIATAFVDNYQSFYMFTKRLLLFDPIENPNPLWNSPLFFQIVWITFKLSLLYIGFFVSQNHDKLFAFSYWIIAAILLSPYGSTYTFIVLLFPFIFLAKERLPSYTKITLFIVLFAICNAPLSLFLTKAFPFSYIRLAGLLFFFVLFLFPERKTISPKGMLLLPLIIIPIGFVGSYSKPSENSKALLPKDSPILLYDYTISGNELRYFYRNENGTHSAVLPLPEVKIAEAVIQNNQIFYNGQQQTVGSDHKQKAIVLKNKTILYLSDYGRGIGFYTLRKNTVH; encoded by the coding sequence ATGAGAAAACTGTTCGAAACCTATTATCCTTTGCTTCCGATAATTACACTGTGTGGTTTTTACCTCTATCAGGCGAGTGGTTTCGTCTTACATGATTTTGCGAATTACTATTTTGGCAGCTATTTTCTTTCGGAAGGTCATTTTACCTCCGATTTGTATTTCCCGGCTATTTTTAATGAAAAGATTTCGGCCTTGGGTTATACGTCCGTTTTTACCAGTTTCGCACCCAACACACCGTTTTTAGCACTGTTTTTTTATCCGTTTCACATTCTTGATCCGTATACGGCTAAAATTATATTCAATCTGATCAGCAGTGTGCTGTTTCTTTATAGTCTGAGGCGGATCTTCCAGTACTATTCCATCCAACCGATCTATCTGGTTTTGGTGCCGTTTCTCTTTTTTATTCCGATCAAAAACAACCTGTTGTTCGGACAATTGTATTTTTTACTTTTCTTTTTGTTGGCTGAAGGCTGGCTGGCGTACGAAAAAAAGCAGTTTTTCCGGATGAGTCTGTTTTGGGGTATTGCCATTCTTTTAAAAATATTCCCCGTACTATTGATCTTATTTTTACTCTTTCGAAAAAAATTTAAAGCCGCTCTATATCTGATCGGAGTTTGCGCAGGTTTGACATTACTGTCGGTTGCCATAAGCGGATTTGAAATCTGGGTTTTCTTTTTAAAAGACGTATTTCCGAAAGCTTCGAATGGTGAAATCGCTACCGCTTTTGTCGACAATTACCAGTCGTTTTATATGTTTACCAAACGACTATTGCTTTTCGATCCGATCGAAAATCCAAATCCGTTATGGAACAGTCCGCTATTTTTTCAAATCGTATGGATCACTTTTAAACTGAGTCTGCTTTATATCGGATTTTTCGTTTCCCAAAACCACGATAAACTGTTTGCTTTTTCCTATTGGATCATCGCTGCCATACTACTGTCGCCCTACGGAAGTACCTATACGTTTATTGTATTGCTATTTCCTTTTATTTTTCTGGCAAAAGAACGCCTACCGTCTTATACAAAAATCACCCTATTTATAGTACTATTCGCGATCTGCAATGCTCCGTTATCACTATTTTTAACCAAAGCATTCCCGTTTTCCTATATCCGACTAGCAGGTCTATTGTTCTTTTTTGTACTGTTTCTCTTTCCCGAGCGCAAAACCATTTCTCCAAAAGGAATGCTGTTACTTCCGTTAATTATCATACCGATTGGTTTTGTTGGTTCCTATTCCAAACCATCCGAAAACAGCAAAGCACTTCTTCCAAAAGACAGTCCGATATTGCTTTATGATTATACCATTTCCGGCAACGAACTCCGTTATTTTTACCGGAATGAAAACGGAACCCATTCGGCGGTTCTTCCTCTTCCCGAGGTAAAAATAGCCGAAGCGGTTATCCAAAACAACCAGATTTTTTATAACGGACAACAACAAACCGTTGGCAGTGATCACAAACAAAAAGCCATCGTATTAAAGAACAAAACGATCCTGTACTTATCGGATTACGGCCGTGGTATCGGATTTTATACCTTGCGAAAAAACACAGTCCATTGA
- a CDS encoding glycosyltransferase family 2 protein, translated as MVYNQKIVVVLPAYNAGKTIEKTYNEIPFDIVDDVILTDDFSKDDTIRIARELGIEHIIAHDRNKGYGANQKSCYQKALELNADIIIMLHPDYQYTPKLIPSMVHLVVSDLYDVVLGSRILGKGALKNGMPVYKYIANRMLTLFQNLMMNQKLSEYHTGYRCFKASVLQQIDFENNSDDFVFDNEILAQFCYHDARIGEVSCPTHYFEDASSINLQRSIVYGLGVLRVSLRYALQKTNLFHFALFSKS; from the coding sequence ATGGTATACAATCAAAAAATAGTAGTCGTACTTCCGGCTTATAATGCCGGTAAAACCATAGAAAAGACGTATAACGAAATTCCTTTCGACATCGTCGATGACGTCATCCTGACCGATGATTTTAGCAAAGACGATACGATTCGGATTGCACGGGAACTGGGTATTGAACATATCATTGCCCATGACCGCAACAAAGGTTACGGCGCCAATCAGAAAAGCTGTTATCAAAAAGCCCTTGAATTAAACGCCGATATTATCATCATGTTGCATCCGGATTATCAATATACACCCAAACTGATTCCATCGATGGTACATCTGGTGGTAAGCGATTTATATGACGTGGTATTGGGTTCACGAATACTAGGCAAAGGCGCCTTAAAAAACGGCATGCCGGTTTACAAATATATCGCCAACCGTATGCTGACGTTATTTCAAAATCTGATGATGAATCAGAAATTATCCGAATACCATACGGGTTACCGTTGCTTTAAAGCCTCCGTTTTGCAACAGATCGACTTTGAAAACAATTCCGACGATTTTGTATTCGACAACGAAATACTGGCGCAATTTTGCTATCACGACGCCCGGATTGGCGAAGTTTCGTGTCCAACACATTATTTTGAAGATGCTTCTTCGATCAACCTCCAACGCAGTATTGTGTACGGATTGGGTGTTTTACGCGTCTCGTTGCGTTATGCGCTACAAAAAACCAACTTGTTTCATTTTGCCTTATTTTCCAAATCATAA